A region from the Dendropsophus ebraccatus isolate aDenEbr1 chromosome 1, aDenEbr1.pat, whole genome shotgun sequence genome encodes:
- the LOC138772643 gene encoding gastrotropin-like → MAFTGKYEVESQENYDAFMKLIGIPDEQIEKGRSFKYTTEVVQNGNDFTWSQFYPGFTLTNKFTVGQESDLETMGGKKFKATVRMEGGKLVVDFPKYSHSSEIAGGKLVETSVAGGITFKRISKKVA, encoded by the exons ATGGCCTTCACTGGAAAGTATGAGGTGGAATCCCAGGAGAACTATGACGCCTTTATGAAACTTATTG GCATTCCTGATGAGCAAATTGAAAAAGGAAGAAGTTTTAAGTACACCACAGAAGTAGTCCAAAACGGAAACGACTTTACTTGGTCCCAGTTCTATCCAGGATTCACACTCACCAATAAATTCACCGTTGGACAAGAATCAGATCTAGAGACAATGGGTGGCAAGAAGTTTAAG GCAACCGTCCGAATGGAAGGAGGGAAGCTGGTTGTGGACTTCCCCAAGTACAGTCACTCCTCGGAGATTGCTGGCGGGAAACTAGTGGAG ACCTCAGTTGCTGGAGGAATCACATTTAAGAGGATCAGCAAGAAAGTCGCATAA
- the LOC138789886 gene encoding gastrotropin-like, with protein sequence MAFTGKYEVESQENYDDFMKLIGIPDAQIEKGKNFKYTTEVVQNGNEFTWSQIYPGHTTTNTFVVGQESEMHSMAGKTFKTTVKLEGGKIVVDFPKYHHTSEIANGKLVETSVAGGITFRRISKKVA encoded by the exons ATGGCCTTCACTGGAAAGTATGAAGTAGAATCTCAGGAGAACTATGACGACTTCATGAAACTCATAG GTATCCCCGATGCCCAAATTGAAAAGGGAAAGAACTTTAAATACACCACTGAAGTGGTCCAGAATGGCAATGAGTTCACCTGGTCTCAGATCTATCCAGGACACACAACCACTAACACGTTTGTTGTTGGCCAAGAGTCGGAAATGCACAGTATGGCTGGCAAGACCTTTAAG ACAACTGTGAAATTGGAAGGTGGTAAGATCGTAGTGGATTTCCCTAAATACCATCATACTTCAGAGATCGCTAATGGGAAACTTGTTGAG ACCTCAGTGGCCGGAGGAATCACCTTCAGGAGGATCAGTAAGAAAGTGGCATAG
- the LOC138789877 gene encoding gastrotropin-like: MSFTGKYEVESQENYEAFMQTIGIPAETIQKGKDFKFTTEVIQNGNDFTWSQIYPGHTMTNTFTIGKESDMETMSGKKFKATVQLEGGKIVVDFGKYKHSSEIVGGKLVEVSEAGGVTFKRISKRIA, translated from the exons ATGAGCTTCACTGGAAAGTACGAGGTGGAAAGCCAGGAGAACTATGAAGCCTTCATGCAGACCATTG GCATCCCAGCTGAAACCATCCAAAAAGGAAAAGACTTCAAATTCACCACTGAAGTAATCCAAAATGGAAACGACTTCACATGGTCCCAAATCTACCCCGGCCACACCATGACCAATACATTCACAATAGGAAAGGAGTCTGACATGGAAACCATGAGCGGAAAGAAATTCAAG GCGACCGTCCAGCTTGAAGGAGGGAAGATCGTTGTTGACTTTGGCAAATACAAGCATTCATCCGAGATTGTTGGTGGAAAGCTAGTGGAG GTCTCAGAAGCCGGCGGTGTTACTTTCAAGAGGATCAGTAAAAGAATCGCCTAA